A genomic stretch from Falco naumanni isolate bFalNau1 chromosome 6, bFalNau1.pat, whole genome shotgun sequence includes:
- the ARHGEF33 gene encoding rho guanine nucleotide exchange factor 33 has product MLGRISVVKLQALASELKAGFTEAMQELSRIQHGEYALEEKVKSCRCAMEEKVAEMKNSLNTFKEELSDAKSMIEEISAKQEEMQQKIEQLQQEKRRESRKVKAKRAQKDDHGSQTVPTPLQGSPFRSINLPEPVLINEDFTSLLHNVTYEKVSDTRIMPMGEGSVKVIAGQGATIETDDSLKPSLTTEGQSKVHLPSTVWKQPKDTKDWGDEYISKEQPERGKDMGQSRYSSADNIICEPSLAAKRQNIALELLESERKYVINLSLILKIKATLQGPDVKRSTKERSFFPNSLRYLVQQHVDLLHALQERVLSWPRQGILGDIFLKLTNDENNFLDYYVAYLRDLPECISLIHVVILKEVEEEIKSDLYILFFHIVQRIPEYLIHLQNVLKFTEQEHPDYYLLLVCVQRLRVFISHYSLLFQCNEDLLIQKRKKLKNTTMDFSSLRSSLVKLYKGLTSQCTSQDVSPTPSATSIRDSGIHSEETIQSFPPAPSSGTTTPHLMPQMKKPQPTVMENIQAVKSPDWEMESRKHERPENILASSQLTEQELKALTAPLQSIPEMEYEAPPADAVGNTERAIRTSVELLQDARNFAPSYEEFDYPGEVFTLPGPYEDDAFQNLALFENCSPASSESSLDICFLRPVNFTSEPERTDHALQPLPKSCTPVSSSTYKREMFHSKGKQLSRSLKELPRSAEGVSTRLYSTRSSSGSRLQQKQERNVQPHMISASSRSSQRGYFPPQRGAGEKQSFLEELHAEDNTRFCQKDDNEQTSFSDHNPRHEPKGGFRSSFRKLFKKK; this is encoded by the exons GAGGAGCTCAGCGATGCAAAGTCAATGATTGAAGAAATCAGTGCCAAGCAGGAggaaatgcaacagaaaattgagcagctgcagcaagagaagcGTCGGGAATCACGGAAAGTGAAAGCTAA AAGAGCACAGAAGGATGACCATGGGTCACAGACAGTGCCTACACCTCTCCAGGGCAGCCCATTTCGATCCATTAACCTCCCAGAACCTGTGCTGATCAATGAAGATTTTACAAGTCTTTTACACAACGTGACTTACGAAAAAG TGTCTGACACCAGGATCATGCCAATGGGAGAAGGAAGTGTGAAAGTCATAGCAGGTCAAG GAGCAACCATAGAGACAGATGACAGCCTCAAGCCTTCCTTGACAACAGAGGGGCAGTCAAAAGTGCATCTGCCGTCAACAGTGTGGAAGCAGCCCAAGGACACCAAGGACTGGGGAGATGAATACATTTCCAAAGAGCAAccagagagagggaaagacaTGGGTCAAAGCAGATACAGCTCAGCAGACAACATCATATGTGAACCATCTTTGGCTG CGAAAAGGCAGAACATCGCTTTGGAGCTGCTGGAGTCAGAAAGGAAGTATGTCATCAACCTTTCCCTAATCCTGAAGATCAAGGCCACGCTGCAAGGGCCAGATGTGAAAAGGAGTACCAAAGAGAGAAG TTTCTTCCCCAACTCTTTGCGGTACCTGGTCCAGCAGCATGTCGATTTACTTCACGCTCTGCAGGAGCGAGTCCTGAGCTGGCCACGACAAGGGATCCTGGGAGACATCTTCCTGAAGTTAACAAACGATGAG aataattttctggaCTACTACGTTGCTTACCTGAGGGACCTGCCCGAATGCATCTCTCTGATCCATGTGGTGATCCTGAAGGAG GTAGAAGAAGAAATCAAGTCTGATCTCTACATTTTGTTCTTCCATATAGTCCAGCGAATCCCTGAATACCTTATTCATCTACAG AATGTCCTGAAGTTCACGGAGCAAGAGCATCCTGACTATTACCTGCTGCTGGTGTGTGTGCAGCGCCTCCGGGTTTTCATCTCGCACTACAGCCTCCTCTTCCAATGCAATGAGGACCTGCTtatacagaagaggaaaaagctgaagaa CACGACGATGGATTTCTCCTCCCTCAGGTCATCCCTGGTGAAGCTGTACAAAGGTCTCACCTCCCAGTGTACGAGCCAAGATGTTTCTCCGACACCCAGCGCAACATCTATCCGGGACAGCGGGATCCACTCCGAAGAGACAATACAGTCATTCCCACCAGCGCCTTCCTCTGGCACGACAACCCC GCATCTGATGCCCCAGATGAAGAAACCCCAGCCAACCGTGATGGAGAACATCCAAGCTGTAAAGTCCCCGGACTGGGAAATGGAAAGTAGAAAACACGAGAGGCCAGAGAACATCCTTGCATCTTCTCAGCTCACAGAGCAGGAACTCAAGGCTCTGACAGCCCCCTTACAATCCATCCCTGAAATGGAGTATGAAGCACCACCAGCTGATGCAGTGGGAAACACTGAGCGAGCCATCAGGACCtctgtggagctgctgcaggatgcaAGGAACTTTGCGCCAAGCTACGAAGAGTTCGACTACCCTGGGGAGGTTTTCACTCTGCCAGGCCCCTATGAAGACGATGCCTTCCAAAACCTTGCTCTCTTTGAGAATTGCTCCCCAGCCTCTTCCGAGTCCAGCTTAGACATTTGCTTCCTTAGGCCTGTTAACTTCACATCAGAACCAGAGAGGACAGATCACGCCTTACAGCCACTGCCTAAGAGCTGCACTCCCGTAAGCAGCAGTACTTACAAGCGTGAGATGTTCCACAGCAAAGGCAAGCAGCTGAGCAGGTCTCTGAAGGAGCTGCCAAGGAGCGCTGAGGGTGTGAGCACCAGACTCTACAGCACAcggagcagcagtgggagccggctgcagcagaagcaggagaggaaTGTCCAGCCTCACATGATCTCAGCCTCATCTCGAAGCTCCCAAAGGGGCTACTTCCCCCCACAGAGAGGAGCGGGTGAAAAACAGAGCTTTTTGGAA GAGCTCCATGCAGAAGACAACACCAGGTTCTGCCAGAAGGATGACAATGAGCAAACATCCTTCAGCGACCACAACCCACGGCACGAGCCCAAGGGGGGTTTCCGGAGCTCCTTCCGCAAgctcttcaaaaagaaataa